One Manihot esculenta cultivar AM560-2 chromosome 6, M.esculenta_v8, whole genome shotgun sequence DNA segment encodes these proteins:
- the LOC110618123 gene encoding pH-response regulator protein palA/RIM20 isoform X1: MMLQYRDLAKLKTKKCCFKNSKWCPSSKGKNFQYLEALCLSYIVFEDVIAVRDSVSLEHLKELSSKRRVIEDSINQTSFITEAIAREMSGGSTSRCEQERLRLENYLPLLENFISHADIVSNNSQMIRWTSQLKIQWSSVLSSSSFFNLTGPKFFQIDNLRFELGMALFLYGAVLRERALEFLPSDLKQSAFIYREAAGVFHYLAHEVLPSLHSAISAERPPEATSSVTSAISLICLAEAQAVYIRKAEETGNTGFGVLAKLHLGVAELLSEAVGALNSGIGEYKAISSRFLEFISSCKALHELRGHTYFSKGLKHDDQIGIAIGVLRDALSNVKRKMPGDDSWKTFFRKEIEHSADTLQKFEHENEFVWHEKIPSGDELPLLQGNEIVKIEPYRPKKWERELAFKT; the protein is encoded by the exons ATGATGCTGCAATATCGAGACCTGGCTAAGCTTAAAACGAAGAAG TGTTGCTTCAAGAACTCTAAATGGTGCCCTTCAAGCAAAGGAAAAAACTTTCAGTATCTGGAAGCTTTGTGTTTATCATAT ATTGTGTTTGAGGATGTAATTGCTGTGCGTGATTCTGTATCTCTGGAGCATCTGAAAGAATTGAGCTCCAAGCGTAGGGTTATTGAGGACTCCATTAATCAAACAAGCTTCATCACAGAAGCTATTGCCAGAGAAATGTCTGGTGGATCTACTTCTCGTTGTGAGCAG GAACGTCTCAGACTGGAAAATTATCTGCCATtattggaaaatttcatttctCATGCTGATATTGTCAGCAACAATAGTCAGATGATTCGGTGGACTTCACAACTCAAGATTCAGTGGTCCAGTGTTCTTAGCTCATCATCTTTCTTTAACCTTACAGGtccaaaattttttcaaattgatAATTTGCGGTTTGAGCTTGGTATGGCCCTTTTCCTTTATGGAGCAGTGCTCAGGGAGAGGGCTTTGGAGTTTCTGCCATCAG ACTTAAAGCAATCAGCCTTCATCTACAGAGAAGCTGCTGGAGTCTTTCATTATCTAGCTCATGAGGTTCTTCCCTCTTTACACTCTGCAATATCTGCTGAAAGGCCGCCAGAAGCTACCTCATCTGTGACTTCTGCTATAAGTCTCATTTGTTTGGCTGAGGCCCAG GCTGTATACATAAGAAAGGCTGAAGAAACAGGAAATACAGGGTTTGGTGTTTTAGCAAAGCTGCACCTTGGCGTTGCAGAACTACTTAGCGAAGCAGTCGGTGCCTTAAATTCTGGGATTGGAGAATACAAGGCTATTTCATCTCGCTTTTTG GAATTTATATCATCTTGCAAAGCTCTTCATGAGTTGCGAGGTCATACATATTTTTCTAAAGGTCTAAAGCATGATGACCAAATTGGAATTGCCATTGGAGTTCTTCGTGATGCATTGAGCAATGTGAAAAGGAAAATGCCAGGGGATGATTCCTGGAAaactttctttagaaaagaaatTGAACATTCAGCAGATACCCTTCAGAAATTTGAACATGAGAATGAATTTGTTTGGCATGAGAAGATTCCATCTGGAGATGAGTTGCCATTGCTCCAGGGCAATGAAATTGTGAAGATAGAACCTTATCGGCCCAAGAAATGGGAGAGAGAACTTGCTTTCAAGACATAG
- the LOC110618123 gene encoding pH-response regulator protein palA/RIM20 isoform X3 has product MIVFEDVIAVRDSVSLEHLKELSSKRRVIEDSINQTSFITEAIAREMSGGSTSRCEQERLRLENYLPLLENFISHADIVSNNSQMIRWTSQLKIQWSSVLSSSSFFNLTGPKFFQIDNLRFELGMALFLYGAVLRERALEFLPSDLKQSAFIYREAAGVFHYLAHEVLPSLHSAISAERPPEATSSVTSAISLICLAEAQAVYIRKAEETGNTGFGVLAKLHLGVAELLSEAVGALNSGIGEYKAISSRFLEFISSCKALHELRGHTYFSKGLKHDDQIGIAIGVLRDALSNVKRKMPGDDSWKTFFRKEIEHSADTLQKFEHENEFVWHEKIPSGDELPLLQGNEIVKIEPYRPKKWERELAFKT; this is encoded by the exons ATG ATTGTGTTTGAGGATGTAATTGCTGTGCGTGATTCTGTATCTCTGGAGCATCTGAAAGAATTGAGCTCCAAGCGTAGGGTTATTGAGGACTCCATTAATCAAACAAGCTTCATCACAGAAGCTATTGCCAGAGAAATGTCTGGTGGATCTACTTCTCGTTGTGAGCAG GAACGTCTCAGACTGGAAAATTATCTGCCATtattggaaaatttcatttctCATGCTGATATTGTCAGCAACAATAGTCAGATGATTCGGTGGACTTCACAACTCAAGATTCAGTGGTCCAGTGTTCTTAGCTCATCATCTTTCTTTAACCTTACAGGtccaaaattttttcaaattgatAATTTGCGGTTTGAGCTTGGTATGGCCCTTTTCCTTTATGGAGCAGTGCTCAGGGAGAGGGCTTTGGAGTTTCTGCCATCAG ACTTAAAGCAATCAGCCTTCATCTACAGAGAAGCTGCTGGAGTCTTTCATTATCTAGCTCATGAGGTTCTTCCCTCTTTACACTCTGCAATATCTGCTGAAAGGCCGCCAGAAGCTACCTCATCTGTGACTTCTGCTATAAGTCTCATTTGTTTGGCTGAGGCCCAG GCTGTATACATAAGAAAGGCTGAAGAAACAGGAAATACAGGGTTTGGTGTTTTAGCAAAGCTGCACCTTGGCGTTGCAGAACTACTTAGCGAAGCAGTCGGTGCCTTAAATTCTGGGATTGGAGAATACAAGGCTATTTCATCTCGCTTTTTG GAATTTATATCATCTTGCAAAGCTCTTCATGAGTTGCGAGGTCATACATATTTTTCTAAAGGTCTAAAGCATGATGACCAAATTGGAATTGCCATTGGAGTTCTTCGTGATGCATTGAGCAATGTGAAAAGGAAAATGCCAGGGGATGATTCCTGGAAaactttctttagaaaagaaatTGAACATTCAGCAGATACCCTTCAGAAATTTGAACATGAGAATGAATTTGTTTGGCATGAGAAGATTCCATCTGGAGATGAGTTGCCATTGCTCCAGGGCAATGAAATTGTGAAGATAGAACCTTATCGGCCCAAGAAATGGGAGAGAGAACTTGCTTTCAAGACATAG
- the LOC110618123 gene encoding pH-response regulator protein palA/RIM20 isoform X2, protein MMLQYRDLAKLKTKKIVFEDVIAVRDSVSLEHLKELSSKRRVIEDSINQTSFITEAIAREMSGGSTSRCEQERLRLENYLPLLENFISHADIVSNNSQMIRWTSQLKIQWSSVLSSSSFFNLTGPKFFQIDNLRFELGMALFLYGAVLRERALEFLPSDLKQSAFIYREAAGVFHYLAHEVLPSLHSAISAERPPEATSSVTSAISLICLAEAQAVYIRKAEETGNTGFGVLAKLHLGVAELLSEAVGALNSGIGEYKAISSRFLEFISSCKALHELRGHTYFSKGLKHDDQIGIAIGVLRDALSNVKRKMPGDDSWKTFFRKEIEHSADTLQKFEHENEFVWHEKIPSGDELPLLQGNEIVKIEPYRPKKWERELAFKT, encoded by the exons ATGATGCTGCAATATCGAGACCTGGCTAAGCTTAAAACGAAGAAG ATTGTGTTTGAGGATGTAATTGCTGTGCGTGATTCTGTATCTCTGGAGCATCTGAAAGAATTGAGCTCCAAGCGTAGGGTTATTGAGGACTCCATTAATCAAACAAGCTTCATCACAGAAGCTATTGCCAGAGAAATGTCTGGTGGATCTACTTCTCGTTGTGAGCAG GAACGTCTCAGACTGGAAAATTATCTGCCATtattggaaaatttcatttctCATGCTGATATTGTCAGCAACAATAGTCAGATGATTCGGTGGACTTCACAACTCAAGATTCAGTGGTCCAGTGTTCTTAGCTCATCATCTTTCTTTAACCTTACAGGtccaaaattttttcaaattgatAATTTGCGGTTTGAGCTTGGTATGGCCCTTTTCCTTTATGGAGCAGTGCTCAGGGAGAGGGCTTTGGAGTTTCTGCCATCAG ACTTAAAGCAATCAGCCTTCATCTACAGAGAAGCTGCTGGAGTCTTTCATTATCTAGCTCATGAGGTTCTTCCCTCTTTACACTCTGCAATATCTGCTGAAAGGCCGCCAGAAGCTACCTCATCTGTGACTTCTGCTATAAGTCTCATTTGTTTGGCTGAGGCCCAG GCTGTATACATAAGAAAGGCTGAAGAAACAGGAAATACAGGGTTTGGTGTTTTAGCAAAGCTGCACCTTGGCGTTGCAGAACTACTTAGCGAAGCAGTCGGTGCCTTAAATTCTGGGATTGGAGAATACAAGGCTATTTCATCTCGCTTTTTG GAATTTATATCATCTTGCAAAGCTCTTCATGAGTTGCGAGGTCATACATATTTTTCTAAAGGTCTAAAGCATGATGACCAAATTGGAATTGCCATTGGAGTTCTTCGTGATGCATTGAGCAATGTGAAAAGGAAAATGCCAGGGGATGATTCCTGGAAaactttctttagaaaagaaatTGAACATTCAGCAGATACCCTTCAGAAATTTGAACATGAGAATGAATTTGTTTGGCATGAGAAGATTCCATCTGGAGATGAGTTGCCATTGCTCCAGGGCAATGAAATTGTGAAGATAGAACCTTATCGGCCCAAGAAATGGGAGAGAGAACTTGCTTTCAAGACATAG